The Hyperolius riggenbachi isolate aHypRig1 chromosome 3, aHypRig1.pri, whole genome shotgun sequence genome window below encodes:
- the FEZF1 gene encoding fez family zinc finger protein 1 translates to MDNSVQHKATKILASQAAREHLSSRVNMISTSKPLAFSIERIMSRTPEPKCLPVPSLLQGSVHQKQALHLSSSSIPCMIPFVPVSYDHCPKLGITGSELRKSHQESSSSFSCNELLNCAVTLKGDFPRDSFPLQQYKLVRPRVVNHSSFHAMGAALCYFNRGDAPCHPAASINIHPVASYFLGSQLHQSPKSYLAERNKLVVPSAEKYPSGVTFKDLSAAQFQHYMKESAHTLSEKIAYKSAAKYASSSPSNKPKVFTCEVCGKVFNAHYNLTRHMPVHTGARPFVCKICGKGFRQASTLCRHKIIHTQEKPHKCNQCGKAFNRSSTLNTHTRIHAGYKPFVCEFCGKGFHQKGNYKNHKLTHSGEKQFKCNICNKAFHQVYNLTFHMHTHNDKKPFTCPTCGKGFCRNFDLKKHVRKLHDGSSGGATGASPAGQEELLPPSRDQPSRGQSPELQKAIY, encoded by the exons ATGGACAATAGTGTACAGCACAAAGCCACTAAAATCCTAGCGAGCCAAGCAGCCAGAGAACATCTGTCCAGCAGAGTCAACATGATCAGCACTTCCAAGCCACTTGCTTTCTCTATAGAGAGGATAATGTCAAGGACTCCAGAACCCAAATGCCTCCCTGTACCAAGTTTACTACAGGGCTCagtgcaccagaaacaagccctcCACCTCAGCTCCTCATCCATTCCCTGCATGATCCCCTTTGTACCTGTCAGCTATGACCACTGTCCCAAACTAGGCATCACCGGTTCTGAGCTGAGGAAGAGCCACCAGGAGTCCTCATCCTCCTTCAGCTGCAACGAGCTGTTGAACTGTGCTGTGACTTTAAAGGGAGATTTTCCCAGGGACTCTTTCCCCCTTCAGCAGTACAAACTGGTCCGACCTCGAGTGGTCAATCACTCCTCGTTTCATGCCATGggcgcagctctgtgctacttcaACAGAGGCGATGCCCCCTGCCACCCCGCTGCCAGTATAAATATCCACCCCGTCGCCTCCTACTTCCTGGGTTCCCAGCTACACCAGTCACCCAAATCCTACCTAGCAGAGAGGAATAAGCTGGTGGTTCCATCAGCGGAAAAGTACCCATCAGGAGTCACTTTCAAGGACTTGTCTGCAGCGCAATTTCAGCACTACATGAAGGAGAGCGCCCATACCCTCTCCGAGAAGATTGCCTACAAGTCCGCCGCCAAATACGCCAGCTCTtcccccagcaacaagccaaaagtTTTCACCTGCGAAGTTTGTGGCAAG GTGTTCAACGCACACTACAACTTAACCAGACACATGCCGGTGCACACTGGAGCTAGACCGTTTGTGTGCAAAATCTGTGGGAAAGGGTTTCGCCAAGCCAGCACACTCTGCAGACACAAGATTATCCACACCCAG GAGAAACCACACAAGTGTAACCAGTGCGGTAAAGCCTTCAACAGGAGTTCCACGCTGAACACACACACGAGGATCCACGCAGGATACAAGCCCTTCGTCTGTGAATTCTGTGGAAAAGGATTCCACCAAAAAG GTAATTACAAGAACCATAAGCTCACTCACAGCGGGGAGAAGCAGTTCAAGTGCAATATCTGTAACAAGGCGTTTCATCAGGTCTACAACCTGACCTTCCACATGCACACCCACAACGACAAGAAGCCCTTCACCTGCCCCACCTGTGGCAAGGGATTCTGCAGGAACTTCGACCTGAAGAAACACGTGCGCAAGCTGCACGACGGCAGCTCTGGTGGTGCTACTGGGGCAAGTCCAGCAGGGCAGGAGGAGCTGTTACCCCCTTCCAGAGACCAGCCTTCTCGAGGCCAGAGCCCAGAGCTGCAGAAGGCCATTTACTGA